ACTGCGCTGCCACCGGTCATCGCAATGGCAAAACCGGTAAACACAAGACCGGATCCCAGGGTGGCGAGAATGGGCGGAAGGCCGAAGAATGCCACCAGCGATCCGTTGATCAAACCGGCAATCGCCCCGATGCACAGCGCTGCGGTGATCGCGATTGCGAGCCAGATCGCGGATTGCGCGGCGGGCATTTCGGCATTCGAAAAATGGGTGAGGATCAGTGCGGCGACAACCGCCGACAGGTTGGCGATGCCCACCACCGAGAGGTCGATCCCGCCGGTCATCATGGCGATGGTCATGGCCAGTGCGAGGATCGCGAACTCGGGAAACTGAAACGCCATCGAGGTCAGGTTCTGAGATGACAGAAAGCGATCCGGCGACAGGACTGACATCAAGCCGAAGACAAAAACCATGATGATCAGCAACCGGAACTCCGGGCTGGCGGTGAAGTCTTTCACAGATGTGTTCATTGGCAGGAAAACCTCATCCAGCTTGTGCCGCCGCCCGCTTGGCACGATAGGCAGGAACGCCCGTTCCGAGCAGGATCAGGATGCCGATCGTGACTGATTGCCATGTGGTCGGGATGCCGATGACGATCAGGCTGTTCTGCACGATCACGATCAACGCGACGCCGAGCATCGTGCCCGTGAGCGTGCCGTACCCGCCGATCAGGCGCGCACCGCCCAGAACCACGGCCGCGATGACCGACAACTCGAGCCCGACCAGGGAGAATGGATCGGCCATGCGCCCCACGGAGCCGTGAATAATCCCGGCCAGACCGGCCAGGGCCCCGACATAGACATAGACGAAAAACTGGGTCCACTTGACGTTAATGCCGATGCGCCTTGCGCTTTCGACCGAGCCGCCGATGGCATAGATCGACCGCCCCAGCATGGTTTTTTTGAGAATGAACCAGGTCAGCACGATCACAAACAGCAGCGCCAGCGCCGCCCAGGGGATCGAATAGAAATTCCCCGCCTCGGTGGTGCCTCTCGCGATCACGCCGCGTGAAAAATCACGCATCGACGGGGGCAGGTCCGAGATCCGCTGTGATCCGATGAAGGTCAGCAGAAAGCCGCGAAAGATCGACAGGGTGCCCAGTGTCACGATCAGCGTGGGAAGACCCAGAAAGGCAATGAAGAATCCGTTGATCGCCCCTAATGCAGCGCCGAACACAACTGAAATCACGAAGATCACGGGCCAGGGTATCTCGGGCCAGATGGTAAGCGACAACACGGTTGACGAGTACATCGCGAACACGGCGATGGCGGTAAAGCTAACGTCGATCCCACCGGACACCAGCACCAGCATCGCGCCGACGGCGAGGATCCCGATTACAATGGAAGCGCGCAGCAGGTCGGAAACGGTGGTGATGGTCAGAAATCGTGGGTCCGAAACGGTCGCGACAAAGCAGAACAGCATGATCACACCGGCCACCAGCGTTTCGTTGCGGGTCCAGAAATCCTTGGGGAGCCAATCGGTCATGAGGCAAGCCTGTGGGCAAGGTCGTCTTCGGTAAGCGCCGTGCCTTCGAGGGCGTCGATGATGCGGCCCTCCCGCATCACGAGGACCCGGTGACAGGTGGCCAGAAGCTCGGGCAAGTCGTCTGAGATCACGATAACTCCGATGCCTTCCCGCGCGAGCTCGCGGATGATGTCGTGAATGTCTGCCTTCGAGCCCACATCGACACCAACACTAGGCCCGTTCAGGATGAGCACCCTTGGTGCCCGCGACAACCACCGAGCGAGGGCAACGCGCTGCTGGTTGCCACCAGAGAGGGACTGAACCGGGGCCTCGACATCCGGGGCCTTGACCTTGAGCCGGCGCAGCCAGTCGGAGGCTTCCTTTGCAAGCCCCGTCATGTCGAGAAAACCGCCGCTCGTATGCGCATCGAGCCGCCCGACCGCGACGTTGCGCAGAATGGACTGGCTCAGAAACAAGCCCTCGGTCAGGCGGTCTTCGGGCACATAGCCGATCCGGGCCAGCGACGCGGCCTGCGGATCGCCAAGGGGCACAGGGCTGCCGTCGACCAGGATGCTGCCTGCGTCCGGGGTGACCAGACCGAAGAGTGCCTTGGCAACCGAAGTGCGACCACAGCCCAGAAGCCCTGTGATCCCCAGCACTTCTCCGGTTCTGAGATCGAAACTGATATCGGAAAAGGAGCCCGCCTTGCCAAGTCCCTGCACCTGCATGAGCGTTTGCGCGCCTGCGGCGACGTCGCTGGGCGGCACCTCGGGTACGTCACGGCCGGTCATATGATAGGTCAGGGATTGAGTGTCGAACTCCGAGGCCGGGCCTTCCGCAACCTTCTTGCCATTGCGCAGAACCACAACCTTTTCGGAAACCTCCAGCACCTCTGCCAGCTTGTGGCTGACAAAGATCACCGCGACGCCTTCCTCCTTGAGCATCCGGATGATCCCCTGAAGGCGCCGGACCTCCTTCTCGGTGAGCGCGGTGGTGGGCTCATCCATGATGATCAACTGCGCCTTGGATGCCAACGCGCGGCAGATCGCGACCAGTTGCTTCTGCGCCACCGGCAGTGTTTCGACCCGTGCGTCGAGGTCGATCTGAACGCCGATCCGGTCCAGCGCGGCGCGGGCGATGTCGCGCACCGCGCGGAACTTGAACAGGCGCTGGCGAGTCGAAAGCTGCGTGGTGAATGCGATGTTCTCGGCCACGCTCAGGTTGGGGAACAAAGAGAAATCCTGAAAGATCACCATCACGCCCGCCGCCGCTGAAATCCGCGGGTTGAGGGTGACATGCTCTTGGCCAGCAATTTGAACGGTGCCTGCGGTCGCAGGCTCGACGCCCGAGATTATCTTGATCAGGGTCGATTTGCCGGAGCCGTTTTCACCTGCAAGGCAGACCGCCTCGCCGGGCTGCACGGTGAAGTCGACCGAGTCGAGCGCCGTCACACCCGCGTAGCGCTTGGTGATCGCACGCAGATCGATGAACGCGGTGTCATGGTCTGAAGACATGAACAACCAACTTGCTTTGAGGGCATTCGCAAGGATGAGGGCGGCGCATTCGCCGCCCCGTTTTGGTCAGGGGATCAGAACGGGTATTCGCTCATGTTTTCCGCATCGACATTTACCCATGCCTGGCCGTAGATGACCTTGCCATCGAGCGAAACGCTCTCATAGCCCGGCAGTCCAAGGTCCATGCCGTCGGTGACTTCCTCGCCGTTCATCACCATCACCGCGAGCTTGTTCATGGCCTCGCCTGCAACCGCCGGATCCCAGAAGCCGATGCCGTCCACCGCGCCGGTTTCAAGATACTGACCGGCGATGGAGGGCAGGGAGGTGCCGAAAACGCAGGTGGCGTCTTCCATGCCGCGCTCTTCGATGGCGCGCCCGATGCCCGCGACATCCGTCGAAGCAGAGCCTTGCATGCCCTTGATGTTCGGAAACGCGCGCAGGACCTCCTGCGTCTTGGTGTAGGCCTGCTCGGCGTCGTCGAAGGTCTCGTTCTTGTCGCCGACCAGCGTCATGTTCGGATAGTTAGCCTCTTGGTAGGCGATGGCACCATCTACCCACTGGTTGTGCGTCTGGGAGGTCAGCGATCCGACGAACACCGCGTATTCGCCCTCGCCGCCCATGCAGGTGGCAAGCTGTTCCATCAGGTTCGCGCCGAAGTCTTCGTTGACGAATGCCTCAAGGTCATAGGTCGTGTTCTGCTGGGCCGCCGCCTCGTGAGTGATGACGGTTATGCCTGCTTCCATCGCGCGGCCCAGGACCGGCTCAAGTGCTTCGGGGGACATCGGCACGACGGCAAGCGCGTCGACGCCCTGGGCAATCATGTCCTCGATCAGCGCGACCTGCTGCTGCGGATCTGCTTGGGCGGGGCCGACCTGAAACGCGTTCATGCCCGTTTCCTCGGCAAACTTCTTGACGCCTTCTTCCATGCGGTTGAACCACTGGATGCCGGCAATCTTGACCACGGTTGCGATATCCTTGGAGTGGCCGTCTGCCACCGCCTGTGTCGCAAAAAGTGCCGACGACGCCATTGCCACGCTGGCCAGAAGTGTGAATTTGGTCTTCATCTAATCCTCCCTGTGCCCGCATTTGCGGGTCCTTGACCGAGGCTGCGGGGGTGCCGTCAGCCCAGGCAAAAAGTCGATTTGAACGTCCGCCTTACCATACACAGCAGCAGTGCTGGACGCCAATTCAACACTTGTGCATTGACTGCACGTTTGTGACTATATAAGCACGAAAGCCTCGGTCAAGCCATTTTGCTGCAAGAAGCTGGGAGGCCCCGGACGCGCCATGTTGATGCAGAAACGCCAGGCAGATGATGACATCGCACAGGCGGCTTGGTTGTATTATGTGGGCAATCTGAGCCAACAGGAGGTCAGCAAGCGGCTGGGGGTTTCCCGGTTCAAGGTGCTGCGCATGCTTGCGGATGCGCGCGACCAGGGGCTGGTGCGAGTCGCGGTCGAGCATCGCACATCACGGGCCTTGTCGCTGGCCGACAGACTGGTCACGGCCTTCGGGCTGCAAGAGGTGCAGGTGGCGCCGATCGGCGCAGATAGCGGCGACGAGGTCTTGTCGCGCAACGCTGTTGCCATCCTGGCCAGCGGGTACCTTTCCCGAATTGCCGCGTCCGACAGTCAGGCCACCATCGGTTTGGGCTGGGGGCGGACCCTGTCTGCCATGGCGGACAATCTGACCGGCGTGCGCCATCCGGGCCTGACATTCGTGTCGCTGATGGGGTCGGTGACTTACGCCTCGCACACCGCACCGGGCGACGTCTGCGTGCGACTGGCCGCCCAGACCGGCGGTCGCGCGATCCTGATGCCAGCGCCGTTCGTGACCGACAGTGCAGATGCCTGCGCTGGCATCATGTCACAGCGTCTGGTCCGCGAAGCGATGAGTGTCGCCCGCAAGGCCGACCATGCTTTGATGAGCGTCGGAGAATGCCGCGAGGGCGCGATCCTGTTCGACAGCGATATCTTCACCCCGGCGCAGATCCAGCAATTGCGCGATGCCGATGTCGTCGGGGATTGCTGCGGCGTTTTCTACAAGGCCGATGGCTCCGTGGCCGATATCGAATTGAACCGCTGCACGCCATGTGTGCAACCGCAGGACATGGGCGCGATGGACACGGTTCTGCTGGCCGGTGGCGCGGGCAAGCTGACGGCAACCCTTGCAGTGCTGCGGGCCGGCTTCGTGAAGAAACTGCTGATCGATGAGGGGCTCGCCACCAAGTTGGTCACAGCAAGTGAGCATGTGGGGGTGTAATGGAGGGTTTCGGCGTTCATACGAGCATGTGGACCATGACATGGGACCAGGCCGGTTGCGAGAAGGCGGTCGCGAAGGCCAGGGCCTATGGCATGGATTTTCTGGAAATCGCACTTTTGGACCCGCCCAACGTCGATGCCGCACACAGCCGGTCGGTGCTCGAGGCGGCCGGGATGCGCGCGGTCTGTTCGCTTGGCCTGCCGCAGGAGGTCTGGGCATCGCGCAATCCCGAAGGTGCTGTCGATTTCCTGACTATTGCGCTGGACAAATGCGCGGCCATGGGGGCTGAGGCGTTGTCCGGCGTTGTCTATGGCGGCATCGGGGAGCGATCGGGCAAGCCCCCGACGCGGGCCGAGTTGGACAATGTCGCAGATGCCCTGACACGGGCCGCGCGACATGCCAGATCTCTCGGGCTGCTGTTCGGGATTGAGCCGGTCAATCGATACGAGACCCATTTGCTCAACACCGGCTGGCAGGCCGTCGAGATGATCGAGCGCATCGGGGCGGAGAACATGTTCATCCATCTCGACACATATCACATGAACATCGAAGAAAAGGGCATCGCGCAAGGCATCATCGATGCGCGTGAGCACCTGCGCTACATCCACCTGTCGGAGTCCGACCGGGGCACGCCCGGGGCCGGTACCATCGCTTGGGACGAGATATTCAGCGCCCTCCGGGCGGTCGGATTCAAGGGCGGTCTGGCAATGGAGAGCTTCATCAACATGCACGCGGAGATCGCCGAAGGGCTTTCGGTCTGGCGGCCCGTTGCCTCAGGCGAGGCGGAGGTGATGGAAAACGGCCTGCCCTTTTTGCGCAACAAGGCGCGTCAATACGGCCTCATCTGACCGAACCCGGGAGACCACGAGAATGAAGAACACGACGCTGCCGCAGCTTTATGAAGACATGCGCCGGGTGCGGACATTCGAGGAGCGTGTCGGAGAGCTGTTTGTGCGCGGCAAATCGGCGGGCTCCATGCTCCACCTGTCGATTGGCGAGGAAAGCGCCGCCGTCGGGGTCTGCGCACATATGCGCGACGGTGATACGTTCACAACCCATCACCGCGGTCACGGAATTTTTCTCGCTCGCGGGGCCGATCCTGACCGCATGATGGCCGAGATCGCGGGCAAGGAAAGCGGCTATTGCCACGGCAAGGGCGGCTCCATGCACATCGCGGATATGGGGCTGGGCCATCTTGGGGCCAATGCCATCGTTGGGGGCGGTATTCCGTCGGTCGTCGGGGCAGGCCTGTCTGCGCGGCACAAGAAGAGCGGCGCCATTTCGGTCGCCTTTTTCGGAGATGGCGCAACGGGCCAGGGCATCTTGTACGAAAGCATGAACATGGCCGCGTTGTGGAAGCTGCCGGTGATCTTCGTCTGCATCAACAACCAGTACGGGATGGGGACGCGCATTGATCAGGCCACGGCAAACCCCAACCTGCACGAACGTGCCGCGGCCTTCGGTCTGGCGGCGCGCAC
The Dinoroseobacter shibae DFL 12 = DSM 16493 genome window above contains:
- a CDS encoding sugar phosphate isomerase/epimerase family protein, producing MTWDQAGCEKAVAKARAYGMDFLEIALLDPPNVDAAHSRSVLEAAGMRAVCSLGLPQEVWASRNPEGAVDFLTIALDKCAAMGAEALSGVVYGGIGERSGKPPTRAELDNVADALTRAARHARSLGLLFGIEPVNRYETHLLNTGWQAVEMIERIGAENMFIHLDTYHMNIEEKGIAQGIIDAREHLRYIHLSESDRGTPGAGTIAWDEIFSALRAVGFKGGLAMESFINMHAEIAEGLSVWRPVASGEAEVMENGLPFLRNKARQYGLI
- a CDS encoding thiamine pyrophosphate-dependent dehydrogenase E1 component subunit alpha yields the protein MKNTTLPQLYEDMRRVRTFEERVGELFVRGKSAGSMLHLSIGEESAAVGVCAHMRDGDTFTTHHRGHGIFLARGADPDRMMAEIAGKESGYCHGKGGSMHIADMGLGHLGANAIVGGGIPSVVGAGLSARHKKSGAISVAFFGDGATGQGILYESMNMAALWKLPVIFVCINNQYGMGTRIDQATANPNLHERAAAFGLAARTVDGLDVEDVADAAADLIAGAREGRPAFLSIDCYRFFGHARKDKSPYRDEAEEAEGRKKDPVLRARDKLISDGLMSEAELDALDTRVASEMDGSIDFAVAGNEPQMQSMFRDVYAPSQPEPEPVRTRLDRILAQEPR
- a CDS encoding ABC transporter permease gives rise to the protein MTDWLPKDFWTRNETLVAGVIMLFCFVATVSDPRFLTITTVSDLLRASIVIGILAVGAMLVLVSGGIDVSFTAIAVFAMYSSTVLSLTIWPEIPWPVIFVISVVFGAALGAINGFFIAFLGLPTLIVTLGTLSIFRGFLLTFIGSQRISDLPPSMRDFSRGVIARGTTEAGNFYSIPWAALALLFVIVLTWFILKKTMLGRSIYAIGGSVESARRIGINVKWTQFFVYVYVGALAGLAGIIHGSVGRMADPFSLVGLELSVIAAVVLGGARLIGGYGTLTGTMLGVALIVIVQNSLIVIGIPTTWQSVTIGILILLGTGVPAYRAKRAAAQAG
- a CDS encoding sugar-binding transcriptional regulator — its product is MLMQKRQADDDIAQAAWLYYVGNLSQQEVSKRLGVSRFKVLRMLADARDQGLVRVAVEHRTSRALSLADRLVTAFGLQEVQVAPIGADSGDEVLSRNAVAILASGYLSRIAASDSQATIGLGWGRTLSAMADNLTGVRHPGLTFVSLMGSVTYASHTAPGDVCVRLAAQTGGRAILMPAPFVTDSADACAGIMSQRLVREAMSVARKADHALMSVGECREGAILFDSDIFTPAQIQQLRDADVVGDCCGVFYKADGSVADIELNRCTPCVQPQDMGAMDTVLLAGGAGKLTATLAVLRAGFVKKLLIDEGLATKLVTASEHVGV
- a CDS encoding autoinducer 2 ABC transporter substrate-binding protein, coding for MKTKFTLLASVAMASSALFATQAVADGHSKDIATVVKIAGIQWFNRMEEGVKKFAEETGMNAFQVGPAQADPQQQVALIEDMIAQGVDALAVVPMSPEALEPVLGRAMEAGITVITHEAAAQQNTTYDLEAFVNEDFGANLMEQLATCMGGEGEYAVFVGSLTSQTHNQWVDGAIAYQEANYPNMTLVGDKNETFDDAEQAYTKTQEVLRAFPNIKGMQGSASTDVAGIGRAIEERGMEDATCVFGTSLPSIAGQYLETGAVDGIGFWDPAVAGEAMNKLAVMVMNGEEVTDGMDLGLPGYESVSLDGKVIYGQAWVNVDAENMSEYPF
- a CDS encoding sugar ABC transporter ATP-binding protein; the protein is MSSDHDTAFIDLRAITKRYAGVTALDSVDFTVQPGEAVCLAGENGSGKSTLIKIISGVEPATAGTVQIAGQEHVTLNPRISAAAGVMVIFQDFSLFPNLSVAENIAFTTQLSTRQRLFKFRAVRDIARAALDRIGVQIDLDARVETLPVAQKQLVAICRALASKAQLIIMDEPTTALTEKEVRRLQGIIRMLKEEGVAVIFVSHKLAEVLEVSEKVVVLRNGKKVAEGPASEFDTQSLTYHMTGRDVPEVPPSDVAAGAQTLMQVQGLGKAGSFSDISFDLRTGEVLGITGLLGCGRTSVAKALFGLVTPDAGSILVDGSPVPLGDPQAASLARIGYVPEDRLTEGLFLSQSILRNVAVGRLDAHTSGGFLDMTGLAKEASDWLRRLKVKAPDVEAPVQSLSGGNQQRVALARWLSRAPRVLILNGPSVGVDVGSKADIHDIIRELAREGIGVIVISDDLPELLATCHRVLVMREGRIIDALEGTALTEDDLAHRLAS